The genomic stretch ctgtgGCTAGATATGAGGGCATTGCTCTACAAATAGATCCCACCTGCTTTTTTCAGTTGCGATTTCAAACTTTCAGACATTTGCTCATGATAAAAACCACTTCAGCTCTATCCAAAGCTCactcatattttaaaacctctttaaCCAGGGTGTTTTATCCAGGTTGTGACTGTCTATGGATCCCCAAATCCTCTGTCTGCAAGTAGAAATCAAGGGAGAGCGAGCAGGTTTGAAGTTTCAGCCAGTCACTGCACAAAGGGGCTGCAGATGTCGGGGCTTGGCTCGTTTTCAGGTGAAGGTGTAATTTTGTGGTTTAAACATCCCGTCTCCAACCACAATGACTATTTGAACATGAACATATGTCACTTGTGCAGCTCTGAGCACTTCAGTCCTGGCTCTTTGTGTAAGCTTAAGCAGGCTGCAGACACTGCAGACACTGCCTGGGGGAAGGACACTGCTGTAGAGAAGGTGCCCATGGACTTGGCCCCAGATGTGGAGTTTACAAGTCACAGTCCATGTCCTCCCTGCGGAGAGCAGGGGAGGAACAGCGCTTCTTCATAGTCATGCAGGGCATTAATTACCTGCTGTGCTAACTGAATCTATTAATGAGCTAATTTCTTTCCGTGGCCTCCACACACCAGGGCAAGCAGTAGGTTCAACATTTGATGTGTAGTAGCAGAGCTGCGGGTGTGAGGAAGGTGTGGAGCTGTGGCTGGTGATGCTAAGGCAGGTGGAGGACAGGGCTGTCTCCAGGGCTGGGATCCCATTCCTGAAGTTTCTTGgcctccctcctctctcccacacTGTTACAGCTTGAGTATGGCATTCCTTGGTGGTCTTTCTTCCCCCGAATCCCCAGTGCACTTGCCTTTCCTGTTGCCTTATTTGATTTCCCTCACCCATATCCCAGTCCCCCCGAtgggctggaagcagctggTGTCATGGGTGTGTGGCACGCTGCTGTGGGAATTCAGTGCGCTGAtcagctgagaaaagcagatccaaactgaaaaaatgctgttttatgCAATAGCTTTTTCACTGGCTGGAAAATGGCTTTCTGATATAAAATTCTGGCTTGTTATCTATTTGTCTTATGCCAGCACACAGACCCCAACTGAGAGTCCCTGTAAGAAGACACCGTAAAAGACAGCTCCCTTCCTGACTGGGAAATCAAGAGATTAACTTTCATTATTCCTATTAATAGGATGTTCTTGCTGTTTTACATGTAAGAGGCTGAATGATTACCCAACACTGTTTCATTTATAGCAGCTGTCACAATTAATTCTGCAGAGCCCACGGCCACGCTACCTGATAGTGGTTCCTCCCACCTCCCTAAAGCAAACTCAACCCTTTCCAGAGAGTTTGGGGGACACCTTAGAGGAAAACTTGCGTACATTCATCTCAAGGACATGACTTATGCAAGGTGAGGGCTGACTTTTGCATGTGAATCCAGTGCCTGCATAAGCCAACAGAGTTTGAAATCCACTGGGTAGAGTGGATGGATCCAGAGTTTGCAGACAATGTGCCTCTTGCATCTCTCAGGTGCTCCGAGTGCATTTTTGGAAGCCAAACACTAAATATCCTATTTCTTTAACAGAGCTGAGATGTACCAGAGAAGccttatcctttttttttatctcctatCTCTCCCCAGTGCTGACGGTGACTTTGCAGTTACCCACCTGACCAAGGCTCACCTCTTCTATGATGGGAGAATTAAATGGATGCCACCTGCAATCTATAAAAGCTCCTGCAGCATCGATGTTACCTTCTTCCCCTTTGACCAACAAAACTGCACAATGAAGTTTGGCTCCTGGACCTATGATAAAGCCAAGATAGACTTGGTGAGCATGCACAGTCATGTGGACCAGCTGGACTACTGGGAGAGCGGGGAATGGGTCATCATCAATGCTGTGGGCAATTACAACAGCAAGAAATATGAATGCTGCACAGAGATCTACCCCGATATAACTTACTCCTTCATTATCCGGAGGCTGCCACTGTTCTACACAATCAATCTGATCATCCCTTGCCTGCTGATCTCCTGCCTGACTGTCCTGGTCTTCTACCTGCCCTCTGAGTGTGGAGAGAAGATAACCTTGTGCATCTCCGTGCTGCTGTCCCTCACTGTGTTCCTGCTGCTCATCACAGAGATCATCCCATCTACCTCCTTGGTCATCCCTCTGATTGGAGAGTATCTTCTCTTCACCATGATATTTGTTACCTTGTCTATCATTATCACTGTCTTTGTCCTCAATGTGCACCATCGTTCTCCACGTACCCACACGATGCCTGACTGGGTGAGAAGGATCTTCCTTGACATAGTCCCACGCCTCCTCTTCATGAAACGTCCCTCCGCAGTGAAAGACAATTGCAAGAAGCTCATTGAATCCATGCACAAAGTAACCAATACGCCAAGGCTTTGGTCCGAGATTGATGTGGAACCCAACTTCGCTACCTCAtcttcctccagcccccagAGTAATGAGCCATCACCCACGTCTTCCTTCTGTGCCCACCTCGAGGAGCCAGCCAAGCCTCAGCCTATCTGCAAGTCCCCTTCTGGGCAGTACTCTGTGCTGCACCCAGAGCCCGTGCAGGTGACCTGCTCCTCTCCACAAGCCTCATGCCGCCCTCTGGGTGACACCCAGACCACCTCCATCTTGAAAGGCAGATCACTAAGTGTGCAGCAGATGTACAGCCCCAAtaaggcagaggaagggagcATCCGCTGTAGGTCCCGGAGCATCCAGTATTGCTACCTGCAAGAGGACTCTTCCCAGACCAACGGCCAATCCACTGGTTCTCCAGCATCCCAGCGGTACCACCTAAATGaagagcagccccagcacaagcCCCCTCAGTGCAAGTGTAAATGCAAAAAGAATGAGGCAGCTGGCACACCAGCCCAAGGAAGCAAGACTCACAGCGCCAAAGAGCAACACCTTGTGTTGATGTCCCCAGCCCTGAAGTTGGCAGTGGAAGGGGTTCATTACATCGCAGACCACCTGCGAGCAGAAGACGCGGATTTCTCAGTAAGTATGATAACTCGGCCTGCTTTCCTTGGGTAAGTCAAAAATTATCTGCTAAGGCAGCCCCCACAAACCTGGGGCTATACAGAGAATATCCTGGCTGACACGGGCTCAGCCCTCCCTGATTGTGTGGCTTTGGAACACGTTGGCCACTATAGGCACAGGTAAAGACTTTGTCCCTGGGGGCCTTGGCAGGCATGTAAACCAAGAGGGTAGCACAATCAGACTACACTCAGGGCTGCTTTAGAGCAACAGGATTCTCCAGCAGAAAATAGGAGTAAATTTGCTGTTAGGTAGGAAGAAAGCAGCTAAGATGGTGAGAGAGACCCAAAAAGCAGTCATCTGGTGGGAACACAG from Falco rusticolus isolate bFalRus1 chromosome 10, bFalRus1.pri, whole genome shotgun sequence encodes the following:
- the CHRNA4 gene encoding neuronal acetylcholine receptor subunit alpha-4, with protein sequence MGILVSKGNLLLLLCASIFPAFGHVETRAHAEERLLKKLFSGYNKWSRPVANISDVVLVRFGLSIAQLIDVDEKNQMMTTNVWVKQEWHDYKLRWDPQEYENVTSIRIPSELIWRPDIVLYNNADGDFAVTHLTKAHLFYDGRIKWMPPAIYKSSCSIDVTFFPFDQQNCTMKFGSWTYDKAKIDLVSMHSHVDQLDYWESGEWVIINAVGNYNSKKYECCTEIYPDITYSFIIRRLPLFYTINLIIPCLLISCLTVLVFYLPSECGEKITLCISVLLSLTVFLLLITEIIPSTSLVIPLIGEYLLFTMIFVTLSIIITVFVLNVHHRSPRTHTMPDWVRRIFLDIVPRLLFMKRPSAVKDNCKKLIESMHKVTNTPRLWSEIDVEPNFATSSSSSPQSNEPSPTSSFCAHLEEPAKPQPICKSPSGQYSVLHPEPVQVTCSSPQASCRPLGDTQTTSILKGRSLSVQQMYSPNKAEEGSIRCRSRSIQYCYLQEDSSQTNGQSTGSPASQRYHLNEEQPQHKPPQCKCKCKKNEAAGTPAQGSKTHSAKEQHLVLMSPALKLAVEGVHYIADHLRAEDADFSVKEDWKYVAMVIDRIFLWMFIIVCLLGTVGLFLPPWLAGMI